The Deinococcota bacterium genome has a window encoding:
- a CDS encoding metal ABC transporter permease, giving the protein MQRALLAGLLVALVGGLMGVFIVQRGLAFLGDGLAHAAFGGVALGLLLGVRQWLFVAVPFTLAAAMGIAFVRERTKLSSDTSIGIFFAVSVALGVLFIGLIQEYTVDAWHLLFGSILGVGQIDLYVIAGVAALTVLFMIPMWKRLAYSTFDAELAQTDGLRVGMLEYLLFALAAVVVVASVKVVGVILVAAYLVIPAAAARLVSRSLFTMTIISVAFSLFSTAFGLVASFFLDVPSGSTVILTQAALFIVAALVSRRSHA; this is encoded by the coding sequence ATGCAGCGTGCGCTTCTAGCGGGCCTGCTGGTCGCTCTCGTCGGCGGGCTCATGGGCGTCTTTATCGTGCAGCGGGGGCTGGCCTTTTTGGGCGACGGCCTGGCCCACGCGGCCTTTGGCGGCGTCGCCCTGGGTCTCTTGCTCGGCGTGCGGCAGTGGCTCTTCGTGGCCGTGCCCTTCACCCTGGCCGCGGCGATGGGCATCGCCTTCGTCCGCGAGCGCACCAAGCTCTCCTCGGACACCTCCATCGGCATCTTCTTCGCGGTCTCGGTGGCGCTGGGCGTCCTCTTCATCGGGCTCATCCAGGAGTACACCGTGGACGCCTGGCATCTGCTCTTCGGCTCGATCTTGGGTGTCGGCCAGATCGACCTCTACGTCATCGCCGGGGTGGCCGCTCTGACCGTGCTCTTCATGATCCCGATGTGGAAGCGCCTGGCCTACAGCACCTTCGACGCGGAGCTGGCGCAGACCGACGGGCTCAGGGTGGGTATGCTCGAGTACCTCCTCTTCGCGCTGGCCGCGGTGGTGGTGGTCGCCAGCGTCAAAGTCGTCGGCGTTATTCTGGTGGCGGCCTACCTGGTGATTCCCGCGGCGGCGGCTCGGCTCGTGTCGCGCTCGCTCTTCACCATGACCATCATCAGCGTGGCCTTCAGCCTCTTCAGCACCGCCTTTGGTCTGGTCGCCTCGTTTTTCCTGGACGTGCCGAGCGGTTCGACCGTCATTCTGACCCAGGCGGCGCTCTTTATCGTGGCTGCCCTGGTCTCGAGGCGGTCCCATGCTTGA
- a CDS encoding ABC transporter ATP-binding protein, whose translation MIPVAPPALHFHHVSVRFGVVEALDDVSFDLPAGEFLAIVGPNGAGKSTLVKVALGIIKPQRGHAAIFGADAGRQPERIGYVPQLKTFDRSFPATVLELVVSGLRRSWPTWVKKREGERARDALEQVGAGKLATRTLAKLSGGELQRAFLARALVRRPAIVLLDEPATGVDFLAEHDLYDLLESYQGETGATVVMVTHDLAAARHHATRVVVINRKMHGFGLPPETLCERCLQEAFGHIGHGHGVLIL comes from the coding sequence ATGATTCCTGTTGCGCCTCCCGCCCTGCACTTTCACCACGTCAGCGTCCGCTTCGGCGTGGTGGAGGCGCTCGACGATGTCTCCTTCGACCTCCCTGCCGGCGAGTTTTTGGCTATCGTCGGCCCCAACGGGGCGGGAAAATCGACGCTGGTCAAGGTGGCGCTTGGAATCATCAAGCCACAGCGAGGCCACGCCGCCATCTTCGGCGCGGACGCCGGACGCCAGCCGGAGCGCATCGGCTACGTGCCGCAGCTCAAGACCTTCGACCGCTCCTTTCCGGCGACGGTCTTGGAGCTCGTCGTCTCGGGCCTGCGCCGGAGCTGGCCTACCTGGGTCAAGAAGCGTGAGGGCGAGCGGGCGAGAGACGCGCTCGAGCAGGTCGGCGCGGGGAAACTGGCCACGCGCACCCTGGCCAAGCTCTCCGGTGGGGAATTGCAGCGGGCCTTTCTGGCGCGCGCCCTGGTGCGTCGGCCCGCCATCGTCTTGCTCGACGAGCCCGCCACGGGCGTCGATTTCCTGGCCGAGCACGACCTCTACGACCTGCTCGAGAGCTACCAGGGTGAGACCGGCGCCACCGTGGTGATGGTCACCCACGACCTCGCCGCCGCCCGCCACCACGCCACCCGGGTCGTGGTCATCAACCGCAAGATGCATGGTTTCGGCCTGCCCCCCGAGACCCTCTGCGAACGTTGTCTCCAGGAGGCCTTTGGCCACATCGGCCACGGGCACGGGGTCCTGATCCTGTGA
- a CDS encoding metal ABC transporter substrate-binding protein, producing the protein MKRVVLTMMLLTVKLFGTAALAQPTVITSIHPVYDLTRQIAGDHAEVVRVLPPGMSPHTFDPTPRDVARIAEADLVIMVGGYGIDGWLQGLVEASGSSAPVVELFEEIEFAAIETDHDHEHGEDEHGEHDEHHDDEHHDDEHHDDEHHDDAHDDEHAHDHGPINSHIWLDPMLMVQAVPVIAAALAELDPDNAEAYRANGETLVTDLEALDAELREMLASIAGEAFVPFHDAWPYFAERYGLDLIVEIEPFSGREPSPAYLRDALADIEGSGARAIFTEPQLSRRPAEVVAESAGLPLYTMDPLGGTAETETYQDLLRHNAQVLLEALAQDE; encoded by the coding sequence ATGAAGCGAGTTGTCCTGACGATGATGCTCCTAACTGTAAAACTCTTTGGGACGGCGGCCTTGGCCCAACCTACCGTCATCACCTCCATTCATCCCGTCTACGACCTGACCCGGCAGATCGCCGGCGACCACGCCGAGGTGGTGCGCGTCCTGCCGCCCGGCATGTCGCCCCACACCTTCGACCCGACGCCCCGTGACGTCGCCCGCATCGCCGAGGCCGATCTCGTCATCATGGTCGGCGGCTACGGCATCGACGGTTGGTTGCAGGGTCTCGTCGAGGCCAGCGGCAGCAGCGCGCCGGTCGTGGAACTCTTCGAGGAGATCGAGTTCGCGGCCATCGAAACGGACCACGACCATGAGCACGGCGAAGACGAGCACGGCGAGCACGATGAGCACCATGACGACGAGCACCACGACGATGAGCACCACGACGACGAGCACCATGATGACGCCCACGACGATGAGCATGCCCACGACCACGGCCCCATCAACTCGCACATCTGGCTCGACCCCATGTTGATGGTCCAGGCGGTGCCCGTCATCGCCGCAGCGCTCGCCGAGCTCGACCCCGACAACGCCGAGGCCTACCGCGCCAACGGCGAGACGCTGGTGACTGATCTCGAGGCGCTCGACGCCGAGCTGCGCGAGATGCTGGCGTCCATAGCGGGCGAGGCTTTTGTGCCCTTCCACGACGCCTGGCCCTACTTCGCCGAGCGCTACGGCCTCGACCTGATCGTCGAGATCGAGCCCTTCTCCGGCCGCGAACCCAGCCCGGCCTATCTGCGCGACGCGCTCGCCGACATCGAAGGCTCGGGTGCCCGCGCCATCTTCACCGAACCGCAGCTCTCGAGGCGTCCCGCCGAAGTCGTCGCCGAGAGCGCCGGGCTCCCCCTCTACACCATGGACCCTCTGGGCGGCACCGCCGAGACCGAGACCTACCAGGACCTCCTGCGCCATAACGCCCAGGTGCTGCTGGAAGCCCTGGCACAGGACGAGTAA
- a CDS encoding DNA-3-methyladenine glycosylase — translation MSRLPRAFFARAAEEVAPALLGAVLVCAGEGGLRRGRVVETEAYVGAHDLACHAAKGRTRRTEVMFGPAGHLYVYLIYGMYDLLNVVTGPTGDTQAVLVRALEPVTGIAGRTDGPGRLSRALGVTRGHNGLDLCAPASPLWLEAGPRPERLGVGPRVGIDYAGAWREAPLRFYDAASAFVSRPPRSRAG, via the coding sequence GTGAGCCGTTTGCCGCGCGCCTTTTTTGCTCGAGCCGCCGAGGAGGTGGCCCCGGCCCTGCTCGGCGCCGTCCTCGTCTGCGCGGGGGAGGGCGGCCTGCGCCGCGGCCGCGTCGTCGAGACCGAGGCCTATGTGGGCGCGCACGATCTGGCCTGCCACGCCGCCAAGGGGCGCACGCGGCGCACCGAGGTGATGTTCGGCCCGGCCGGACACCTCTACGTCTACCTCATCTACGGCATGTACGACCTGCTCAACGTGGTGACCGGTCCGACGGGCGACACCCAGGCGGTGCTCGTCCGCGCCCTCGAGCCGGTGACCGGCATCGCAGGGCGCACGGACGGGCCCGGCCGGCTCAGCCGGGCGCTGGGCGTCACGAGGGGGCACAACGGCCTCGACCTCTGCGCGCCCGCGAGCCCGCTCTGGCTCGAGGCGGGGCCGAGGCCGGAGCGCCTAGGCGTAGGGCCGCGCGTGGGCATCGACTACGCCGGGGCCTGGCGCGAGGCGCCGCTCAGGTTCTACGACGCCGCCAGCGCTTTCGTCTCGAGGCCGCCGCGTAGTCGGGCCGGCTAG
- a CDS encoding cold-shock protein — protein MATGKVKWFSDEKGFGFIEQGDGGKDVFCHFSALQDTGGYRSLNEGDTVEFEVEQGPKGLQAKNVKVTSSAY, from the coding sequence ATGGCAACGGGTAAAGTAAAATGGTTCAGCGACGAAAAAGGTTTTGGCTTTATCGAGCAGGGTGACGGCGGCAAGGATGTCTTCTGTCACTTCTCGGCGCTTCAGGACACCGGCGGCTACCGCAGCCTGAACGAAGGCGACACCGTCGAGTTCGAGGTCGAGCAGGGTCCCAAGGGCCTGCAAGCCAAGAACGTCAAAGTGACTTCCTCGGCCTACTGA
- a CDS encoding GNAT family N-acetyltransferase, translating into MPSSVPSARIRGAQPDDADALVGLQTSIYHEDLWFVGDGPPSAERLRRRLRGLETEMELYLVAGHWANGQPPRLYAWLELNRFFTAKMKHVAMLTLAVSRERRRQGLGRRLLACACDWAEEVGVEKVQLNVRASNAAAVALYQAEGFVLEGRERRQIKTSSGYDDNLLMSRFLQEGSRGG; encoded by the coding sequence ATGCCCTCTTCCGTTCCCTCCGCGCGGATACGCGGCGCTCAGCCCGACGACGCCGACGCGCTCGTCGGCCTGCAAACCTCTATCTACCATGAGGACCTGTGGTTCGTGGGCGACGGCCCGCCGTCCGCCGAACGCCTGCGGCGCCGGCTGCGCGGCCTCGAGACCGAGATGGAACTCTACCTGGTGGCGGGCCACTGGGCGAACGGACAGCCGCCGCGGCTCTACGCTTGGCTCGAGCTCAACCGCTTTTTCACCGCCAAGATGAAGCACGTCGCCATGCTCACCCTGGCGGTCAGCCGGGAGCGGCGCCGCCAGGGTCTGGGCCGGCGCCTCCTGGCCTGCGCCTGCGACTGGGCCGAGGAGGTGGGCGTGGAGAAGGTGCAGCTCAACGTGCGCGCCAGCAACGCCGCGGCGGTCGCTCTCTATCAGGCCGAGGGCTTCGTGCTCGAGGGCCGGGAGCGGCGGCAGATCAAGACCTCGAGCGGCTACGACGACAACCTGCTCATGAGCAGGTTTTTGCAGGAGGGCTCACGGGGCGGCTGA